GGCCAATGCTTCCCTGGCTGTTGGATTAGTTGAGGTTTTGAGTTTTTACGGTTTTCATATCGGCAGCTGGGAAATCCGCAGGGGCCTCTATAACACAATTTGGCCCGGCAGGTGCGAAGTGATTCAAAACAACCCCCGGATTGTTTTGGACGGGGCGCAAAATTTTTCCTCCGTGGATGTTTTAAAGAAAGCGATAAAAGAGAACTTTAAATATAAAAAACTTGTTTTGGTCTTGGGAATCTCGGATGATAAGGATATCGCCGGAATATGCAGGGTACTTAGCTCTCTGGCGGATGAGGTTATCTTGACGGCTGCCGCAACCCCCCGGGCGCTTGACCCTGTGAAATTATCCGGCTATTTTAAGAAAAAAGTATATTTGACGCAAAGCGTAAAAGAGGCTAAAATTTTAGCTAGGAAAATAGCGCGCAAAGAGGATTTAATTTTAGTGACCGGTTCATTATTTGTGGTTGGAGAATTCAGGGATGTTTAAAGATGATTTAGAAGATACGATTTCTGCGATTTCAACCGCTCAAGGCGAAGGCGGTATTGGTATCGTGCGTATCAGCGGCCGCAAGGCCTTGTCTATCGCCGATAAAATATTTGTTCCCGCCGGCAAAAAAAAGGCGGTAGATTTTAAGAGCTACACCATGCATTATGGAAAAATCATTGATAACGGTAAGATCGCCGATGAGGTTATCCTTTCAGTTATGCGCAAGCCCCGGTCTTATACCCGCCAAGATGTTGTGGAGATAAATTGCCATGGGGGAATTTTGGCCCTGCGCGAAGTTTTGGATTTAACTTTAAAGAAGGGGGCCCGGCTTGCCTGGCCCGGCGAATTTACCCGGCGCGCTTTTTTAAACGGCAGGATTGACCTAGCCCAGGCAGAAGCGGTAATCGATATAATCCGGGCGAAAACCGATTCGGCGCTTAAGGTTAGCTTAGGGCAGCTAAGCGGCGGCCTGTCAAAAGAAATAAATAAGCTGCGCAAGAAGCTGCTGGATATTTTAGTAACGATGGAGGCAAATATCGATTTTCCCGATGAGTCGATCCCGCAACAGGATGCCGCGGGGATGCTTCAGGGGTTTAGAGCTATTGAGGCGCAGTTAAATAAATTGTTGGAAGGCGCTTCCTGCGGCAGGATATTGCGCGAAGGTATCCATGTGGTCATTTGCGGAAAACCCAACGTCGGCAAATCCTCCCTTTTAAATGTTTTGCTTAAAAAAGAACGCTCGATCGTTACTCCTATTGCCGGCACTACCCGCGATGCCATCGAAGAGACGCTTGATATTAAAGGCATACCGGTAAAAATTGTCGATACCGCCGGTATTCTTAAGCCGCGCGATCTAATCGAGAAGAAAGCCGTCCAGCGTTCAAGGGAGCATATTAAATTAGCGGACCTGGTAATTATTTTATTTGATGCAAGCCATCGGCTGGATGAAGGAGACCGGAGATTAATCAAAGAAATAAAAAATAAACCGGCGATCGCGGTAATCAATAAAATCGACCTAAAAGTCCGCATTGAAAGAGATCAAATTAGCCGGGTATTTCAGAACGTAGTTGAGATTTGCGCCAGGAGCGCAAAAAATATCAATTTACTGGAAGATGCCCTTTGCAGCCTTGTCTATAAAGGTAAACTGCACAGCCCGGAGTTCACGTTAGTGAGTAATCTGCGCCATGCGCGCGCGCTTAAAAGCGCCCAGAAGCTAATCAATCAAGCCAGGGATGCTTTAACCGGTGGACTGCCGCCGGAATTCATCGCCCAGAACCTTAAGGATGCCTGTGTTTATTTAGATGAGATATTGGGCAGGAGTTTCTCGGAAGACCTTTTAGAGAGAATTTTTACTGATTTTTGTATCGGAAAATAAAGCTTTAAAAGCTCAAAACAGGTTTTCTTTATTGGTAAGGGCTTTGGATATTTCCTTGGATAGGCTGGCTAAGGAAAAAGGCTTGACCAGGTAACCGACCACCCCTAACGCGGAGGCCTTCTTTATATCCACCGAGTCACCAAGGCCGGAGATAATGATTATCGGGATAGCTTGGGTTTGCGGGTCATTATTTAAAATCTCGCAGATTTCAAATCCCCCAAGATCCGGCATAAGCAAATCTAGCAGTATAAGGTCGGGTTTAAATGAATTAATGGAACTTGAGA
The nucleotide sequence above comes from Candidatus Omnitrophota bacterium. Encoded proteins:
- the mnmE gene encoding tRNA uridine-5-carboxymethylaminomethyl(34) synthesis GTPase MnmE translates to MFKDDLEDTISAISTAQGEGGIGIVRISGRKALSIADKIFVPAGKKKAVDFKSYTMHYGKIIDNGKIADEVILSVMRKPRSYTRQDVVEINCHGGILALREVLDLTLKKGARLAWPGEFTRRAFLNGRIDLAQAEAVIDIIRAKTDSALKVSLGQLSGGLSKEINKLRKKLLDILVTMEANIDFPDESIPQQDAAGMLQGFRAIEAQLNKLLEGASCGRILREGIHVVICGKPNVGKSSLLNVLLKKERSIVTPIAGTTRDAIEETLDIKGIPVKIVDTAGILKPRDLIEKKAVQRSREHIKLADLVIILFDASHRLDEGDRRLIKEIKNKPAIAVINKIDLKVRIERDQISRVFQNVVEICARSAKNINLLEDALCSLVYKGKLHSPEFTLVSNLRHARALKSAQKLINQARDALTGGLPPEFIAQNLKDACVYLDEILGRSFSEDLLERIFTDFCIGK
- a CDS encoding response regulator; its protein translation is MDKAPKKRIFVVDDQEEVLSLLKDYLSGSGFEVMVCKESKDVSSSINSFKPDLILLDLLMPDLGGFEICEILNNDPQTQAIPIIIISGLGDSVDIKKASALGVVGYLVKPFSLASLSKEISKALTNKENLF